The Argopecten irradians isolate NY chromosome 6, Ai_NY, whole genome shotgun sequence genome has a window encoding:
- the LOC138325988 gene encoding putative ankyrin repeat protein RF_0381, whose translation MTYLMKNYAELEAGSEALVKAIMIGDEDEIVNVMNKYDHHCPEMFTTITAEGTTALHCVAQRIRPQILRIMLELGVDINSRDNDGETPLLKAILYNNLPTAKILIDHGADVNQTVCHKSGNTLLHKLILGDRLKAVEMLVERGAAINTGDKTGRSSFHMSLLKNNLKMTSFLIEKGADVNSSDNSGRNALHMTIGYKHPELTKLLISKNADVSSKDRTGTTPLHLSVSEGYLDVVKLILRRSQANVNTKEKLMGRTPLHMACAISHYPITRLLIDNGADVNLTTTFRKSALHLATTNGSPDITSLLLKHAANVNMLTIGNRTPLHNAIDSGNVSVTSLLLQYGANINLRDLQGSTPLHYSARIGNVDCMRLLLRCGVNINSYDNKQRTALHAAIMSGHKNAAMCLVHGGINIATVDEENKVATDYDKTGEIKVLVERMYAD comes from the coding sequence ATGACCTACCTGATGAAGAACTACGCGGAACTAGAGGCTGGCTCTGAGGCGCTGGTCAAGGCGATAATGATTGGAGATGAGGATGAGATTGTAAATGTCATGAATAAGTATGATCATCATTGTCCCGAGATGTTTACCACGATCACGGCCGAAGGTACAACAGCTCTTCATTGTGTCGCCCAACGCATACGGCCACAAATACTTCGCATCATGCTAGAGCTCGGAGTAGACATCAACAGTCGAGACAATGACGGTGAGACGCCATTACTCAAGGCCATCCTCTATAACAACTTACCTACGGCCAAAATACTCATAGACCACGGAGCAGATGTCAATCAGACGGTGTGCCACAAAAGTGGTAACACCTTGTTACATAAACTGATTCTTGGTGATCGTCTAAAAGCTGTGGAGATGCTGGTCGAACGTGGAGCCGCCATAAATACCGGCGACAAGACCGGTCGGTCATCCTTCCATATGTCTTTACTTAAGAACAATCTAAAGATGACCTCATTTCTAATTGAAAAAGGTGCCGACGTTAATTCCAGTGACAATTCTGGCAGGAATGCTCTTCACATGACAATTGGATATAAACATCCCGAACTCACAAAATTACTTATTTCCAAAAATGCAGATGTGAGTAGTAAGGATCGCACTGGGACTACCCCGCTACATTTGTCTGTGTCGGAAGGCTACCTGGACGTGGTGAAACTGATTCTCCGTCGAAGTCAAGCCAATGTGAATACCAAAGAGAAATTAATGGGGCGGACACCTCTTCACATGGCATGTGCAATAAGCCATTATCCTATAACTAGACTGCTTATTGACAATGGTGCCGATGTAAACCTTACGACAACATTTCGTAAATCAGCCCTGCATCTCGCCACCACCAACGGTTCACCCGACATTACGTCACTGCTTCTGAAGCATGCGGCCAATGTGAACATGTTGACCATAGGGAACAGGACACCCTTACATAACGCTATAGACTCTGGTAACGTCAGCGTGACCAGTCTACTCCTACAGTACGGGGCAAACATCAACCTCCGTGATCTCCAGGGCTCAACGCCCCTCCACTATTCAGCGCGAATTGGAAACGTAGACTGTATGCGTCTTCTGTTACGTTGTGGTGTTAACATTAACAGCTATGACAACAAACAAAGGACGGCTCTCCACGCAGCCATCATGAGTGGTCACAAAAACGCAGCAATGTGTCTAGTACATGGCGGTATTAATATTGCCACTGTGGACGAAGAAAATAAGGTTGCTACGGATTACGACAAAACAGGAGAGATAAAAGTTCTTGTGGAGAGAATGTACGCAGACTGA